The segment CGTGACGATGCTGATTCCTACGGTTGTAGAGGGGGGTTCCCTAACGGGTGCCCTTCTCTTCCCACTCATCCTGTGGTTCTGGGCGCTGTTCTATCTGACCCTCCACCTCTACGGGTACGGTAGATTGCTCCTCAACACCTTTAACCTTCGAAACATTTTTAAATGATCATTCCTGTCCTACATAAACTATATAGATTATAGAGGTGGAGAGATGATAGAGGTCCTAGCGGCGGCCTTTTTTATGGCATGGGCCGTTGGAGCAAATGACAGTGCAAAGGCAGTTGGCACCGCTGTGGGTTCGGGGATAGTCGGCTTTAAACGGGCCGTGCTTATAATAGCCGTTTTCACCACCCTTGGTGCAGTGATGGGTCACTCCGGGGTTTCCACCACAATAACGGGCCTGGCCGAGGGTATCAACCCCGGATACGTCTCCCTTGTTCTCTTCAGTGCAGCCACCGCAGTCACACTTGCCAGCCTCATAGGGATGCCCATCTCCACAACGCAGTCAATAATCGGCGCCCTTGTTGGTGCGTCTCTCTCACTTGGACTCCCAGTGGATTGGGGCACCATTCTAAGGATAATCCTTGCGTGGGTTCTGTCCCCGGTTTTCGCCGCTTTGATGGCTATAGCGGTTTATCGCATCTACAAACCCACAATTAGAAGAATAAAGGGGCTTAAAAACCTCGAATTAGCCCAGAAATGGCTTGTTTTCCTTGCTTCCGCATACTCCGCGTTCAATCTCGGCACAAACGAGGTTTCGAACGTCATCGGCCTGGCCAAAAGCGGCGGAATCAGCAACCCCAACGCTCTTTTAGCCGCGGTGATGGCGTTTGGGACCCTCACCTTCAGCTACGAGGTCATGATGACCATCGGCAAGGACATCTCCCCCTTGGGTCCGACTTCTGCCTTTTCGAGCCAGTTTGGTGCATCGATAGCCGTCACCGTTGCCAACCTTTTCGGTCTTCCTGTGAGCTCAGGCCAAGCTATAGTTGGGGCTATAAGTGGCCTAGGCCTCTACAAGGGAGAATGCGTAAACGGGAAGCTGGTGGCAGATATAGTCAAAAGCTGGGTGCGGGCCCCCCTTTTTGCCGGCATTCTGGCTTATTTACTCATAAAGCTTTTCTCAATGGTGCTCTAGGCACTTAGACTTTTAAACCCCCCACCGAAGGGGTTAAAGGTGTTGGGAGATGGTCGAGTTCAAGTTCGAGGTAAAGGCGAGAGACGCCGCCGGAAGGATTGGAAAGTTAACTGTCAACGGGAAAACGATAGAGACTCCAGCTATAATGCCGGTCATCAACCCGAAGCAGCTGATAGTGACGCCGAGGGAACTCAAGGAGATGGGCTTTGGAATGATAATCACCAACTCCTACATCATCTACAAGACGCCCGAACTCAGGGAGAGGGCCCTTGGGCTTGGAATCCACAGGCTCCTCGACTACGACGGTATCACCGAGGTTGATTCAGGCTCTTTCCAGCTCATGCGCTACGGCGGCGTGGACGTTACGAACAGGGAGATAATCGAGTTCCAGGAGAGGATAGGCGTTGACATAGGCACCTTCCTCGACATTCCGGCTCCACCGGATGCACCGAGGGAGAAGGTCGAGGAGGACCTTAGGATAACCCTTGAAAGGGCAAAGGAAGCCGAGGAAGTCAAGAACATCGCGATGAACGCGGCAGTCCAGGGCTCCACCTATCCAGACCTGAGAACCTATGCCGCCAAAAAGCTCAGCGAGATGGACTTTGAGATTCATCCCATCGGCGCTGTAGTTCCGCTCATGGAGAGCTACCGATACAGGGATTTGGTGGACGTTGTGATTGCCTCAAAGCTCGGTTTAAGGCCCGACAGGCCGGTTCACCTCTTCGGTGCAGGACATCCGATGATTTTTGCTTTAGCGGTCGCGATGGGGATAGACCTCTTTGATTCCGCCAGCTACGCCCTCTACGCCAAGGACGACCGCTACCTAACACCCGAGGGCACGAAGAGGCTTGAAGAGCTTGAGTACTTCCCCTGCTCCTGTCCTGTCTGTTCCCGCCACACACCTCAGGAACTCCGCGAGATGCCGAAGGAAGAGAGGACGAGGCTTCTGGCTCTCCACAACCTCTGGGTAATCCGCGAGGAGCTCAACCGGGTCAAGCAGGCGATAAAGGAGGGAACCCTCTGGGAGCTCGTGGACGAGAGGGCCAGGAGCCATCCGAAGATGTTCGCAGCCTACAAGAGACTGCTGGAGTACAGGGACTACCTCAAAAAGAACGAGCCGGTGACCAAGGCGAGTGCCTTCTTCAAGGTGAGCGAGGAGGCACTGCGCTGGCCGATCGCCCAGCGCGCTAAGGAGAGGGCAGAGCGCGTTAAGAGCAGGTTTCCTGAGACGATAGAACACCCGATATTCGGAGAGATACCCCGGTACCTTGACTTAACCTACCCATTCGCCCAGAGCGAGGGCGAGGAGGACTTCACCATAACCAAGCCCGCCAGGGGAGAGGCTAGGAGCTACATCATGGCCATAGCGGAGTACCAGTTCGGCGAAGGAGCAGGAGAGGCATTTAAAGATTCTTTCGTCGAACTTTCAAGGAAGACTGGCATGCCAAGGCAGA is part of the Thermococcus sp. genome and harbors:
- a CDS encoding inorganic phosphate transporter; translated protein: MIEVLAAAFFMAWAVGANDSAKAVGTAVGSGIVGFKRAVLIIAVFTTLGAVMGHSGVSTTITGLAEGINPGYVSLVLFSAATAVTLASLIGMPISTTQSIIGALVGASLSLGLPVDWGTILRIILAWVLSPVFAALMAIAVYRIYKPTIRRIKGLKNLELAQKWLVFLASAYSAFNLGTNEVSNVIGLAKSGGISNPNALLAAVMAFGTLTFSYEVMMTIGKDISPLGPTSAFSSQFGASIAVTVANLFGLPVSSGQAIVGAISGLGLYKGECVNGKLVADIVKSWVRAPLFAGILAYLLIKLFSMVL
- the tgtA gene encoding tRNA guanosine(15) transglycosylase TgtA, which translates into the protein MVEFKFEVKARDAAGRIGKLTVNGKTIETPAIMPVINPKQLIVTPRELKEMGFGMIITNSYIIYKTPELRERALGLGIHRLLDYDGITEVDSGSFQLMRYGGVDVTNREIIEFQERIGVDIGTFLDIPAPPDAPREKVEEDLRITLERAKEAEEVKNIAMNAAVQGSTYPDLRTYAAKKLSEMDFEIHPIGAVVPLMESYRYRDLVDVVIASKLGLRPDRPVHLFGAGHPMIFALAVAMGIDLFDSASYALYAKDDRYLTPEGTKRLEELEYFPCSCPVCSRHTPQELREMPKEERTRLLALHNLWVIREELNRVKQAIKEGTLWELVDERARSHPKMFAAYKRLLEYRDYLKKNEPVTKASAFFKVSEEALRWPIAQRAKERAERVKSRFPETIEHPIFGEIPRYLDLTYPFAQSEGEEDFTITKPARGEARSYIMAIAEYQFGEGAGEAFKDSFVELSRKTGMPRQIKAKGKHLATFRAEDGLLTLGIEGAKRLHEVLPFPRMCVVVNSDAEPFAKRGKNVFAKFVVDADPRI